One genomic window of Lepeophtheirus salmonis chromosome 5, UVic_Lsal_1.4, whole genome shotgun sequence includes the following:
- the LOC121118231 gene encoding cystathionine beta-synthase yields MAPTAKDVENKFSPVAPIPPCRRKLSETININGDIVSEQVNNHVELVRPDLPSRCTWNVHNKDTTPHTLDKPKEKIGIMPNVLYNIGNTPLVRINKIGKAEGLQCELLAKCEFFNAGGSVKDRIGLRMIEDAEKKGIIQPGDIIIEPTSGNTGIGLALGAAVKGYRCIIVLPEKMSNEKVDVLRALGAEIVRTPTSASFDAPESHISVAQRLNNQLPNSIILDQYRNPGNPLAHYDTTAEEILEQCGGKVDMIVAGAGTGGTISGIGRKIKEKNPDCIIVGVDPAGSILAEPSHLNETDVTYYEVEGTGYDFIPTVLDRSVVDRWVKSIDKNAFTMARRLIREEGLLCGGSSGASMAAAIEAAAELGPGKKCVVLLPDSVRNYMTKFLSDQWLIDRDIFQANPSDQLWWHNEKVSSLEITTPLSILPSLSVEQTLSIMNREGYDQIPVIDETGIISGVATLGSLKSKILKGKASVSDPIEKAIYTTFKKVTLDTTLRKLDRILDSEHFVLVVQSQRLFVSEKDVKDREIIVGIITDIDLIKHVSKAELMDEHANK; encoded by the exons ATGGCTCCAACAGCTAAGGAcgtggaaaataaattttctccaGTCGCTCCAATCCCTCCTTGTAGGAGAAAATTGAGCGAAACTATTAACATCAATGGTGATATTGTGAGTGAGCAAGTCAACAACCACGTGGAATTGGTTCGTCCCGATTTACCAAGTCGTTGTACATGGAACGTCCATAACAAGGATACTACTCCTCATACCTTGGACAAGCC gAAAGAGAAGATTGGAATAATGCCTaatgttttgtataatattGGCAATACTCCTTTGGTCCGGATCAACAAAATCGGGAAGGCTGAAGGGCTTCAGTGTGAACTTT tGGCTAAATGTGAATTTTTCAATGCGGGTGGAAGTGTAAAAGATAGAATTGGACTTCGTATGATTGAAGATGCTGAGAAAAAAGGAATTATCCAGCCTGGGGATATCATTATTGAACCAACATCAGGAAACACTG GAATCGGATTAGCTCTTGGAGCTGCAGTTAAGGGCTATAGATGTATTATTGTCTTGCCTGAAAAAATGAGCAATGAAAAAGTGGATGTACTCCGTGCTTTGGGTGCTGAAATTGTTCGCACACCAACATCTGCGAGCTTTGATGCTCCCGAAAGTCACATCTCTGTTGCTCAAAGACTAAACAATCAACTTCCAAATTCTATTATATTGGATCAGTACAGAAACCCAGGAAATCCATTGGCTCACTATGACACAACTGCAGAAGAAATTCTTGAACAGTGTGGTGGAAAAGTTGATATGATAGTTGCAGGAGCTGGAACTGGTGGTACTATTAGTGGTATTGGACGtaaaataaaagagaagaaTCCTGACTGCATCATTGTTGGTGTTGATCCTGCAGGCTCTATATTAGCAGAACCTTCACATCTCAATGAAACGGACGTCACATACTATGAAGTTGAAGGAACTGGCTACGATTTTATTCCTACTGTTTTAGATAGATCTGTTGTCGATAGATGGGTTAAATCTATAGACAAGAATGCCTTCACGATGGCTAGAAGACTTATCCGGGAAGAAGGCTTGTTGTGTG gaGGAAGCAGTGGGGCCTCAATGGCAGCTGCGATCGAAGCAGCAGCCGAGTTGGGTCCTGGTAAGAAATGCGTGGTTCTATTACCAGATTCAGTCCGAAATTATATGACCAAATTCTTAAGTGATCAATGGCTTATTGATAGGGATATTTTTCAAGCTAATCCAAGTGATCAACTTTG gtGGCACAATGAGAAAGTGTCCAGCTTGGAAATCACAACTCCCTTGAGTATTCTACCATCATTGAGTGTTGAACAAACACTTAGTATTATGAATCGGGAAGGTTATGATCAAATCCCTGTGATAGATGAAACTGGAATCATATCAGGAGTAGCTACATTAGGTAGTTTGAAGTCAAAGATACTTAAAGGAAAAGCAAGCGTGTCAGATCCCATCGAGAAAGCAATCTACACTactttcaaaaaagtaacattggATACAACCTTAAGAAAACTGGATCGAATTTTAGACAGTGAGCACTTTGTCTTGGTTGTTCAATCTCAACGATTAT tcGTTTCAGAAAAGGATGTCAAGGATAGGGAAATCATCGTAGGAATCATCACAGATATTGACTTGATCAAACATGTTTCTAAAGCAGAGCTCATGGATGAGCacgctaataaataa